In Aminobacterium sp. MB27-C1, a single genomic region encodes these proteins:
- a CDS encoding PucR family transcriptional regulator, with protein MSLTVREILFFPELKGVKVIAGEKGLNRVVTKVTVMDAPDILNWLHGGELLITSGYVIRENPLKLKQLIQDMNSVNAAAFGIKVHRFLNEIPAEVIQKADELDFPLLHIPVQFTFCDVFNPIISKLFHKEVDNLRYSETIHRSFFDLIAHGGGVEEILSALGYFLQTDIAFHEVSAGITNIFSKDEGFKQNVLNSSLSELLRMFPNEIVASEDKIYGYILLNAEKEKMNFDNYKAAIEDARTALLLAIKKRISSHETEKQYKSVFVHDLLFHNVKYAHEVWNRAKIFGWDFLGFVKVIAFDIDNFNTLLDTKGESKHESLRERIFSIAIAMMESKFPKIPYVTMSDSVVFLLCIGEDKKSFNKEEFSKFLSSIQKKITTESGTTVTIGLGSIKESVFQCHESFEEARSAVQFARSISQKDKILFWEDTGIYRVLNPIYDTNPAVAFYQSHLGKLIDYDLKNKSYPLLPTLNCLVKNNWSLNKAAQKLHIHYNTMKYRVDKIHELIDLDIDNHEQRVNILFSLIIYYMNNNLSI; from the coding sequence TTGTCTTTAACCGTAAGGGAAATATTATTTTTTCCTGAACTTAAGGGCGTTAAGGTTATTGCAGGAGAAAAAGGTCTCAATAGAGTCGTCACAAAAGTTACTGTTATGGATGCGCCTGATATCCTAAATTGGCTTCATGGTGGTGAACTGCTGATCACCAGTGGTTACGTTATCCGTGAAAACCCACTAAAGTTAAAACAACTGATACAAGATATGAATAGCGTAAATGCTGCTGCTTTTGGAATAAAAGTACATCGTTTTCTCAATGAAATTCCTGCAGAAGTTATTCAAAAAGCAGATGAACTTGACTTTCCGCTACTTCATATACCTGTCCAATTCACTTTTTGCGATGTCTTTAACCCTATAATATCGAAACTATTTCACAAAGAAGTGGATAATCTGCGCTACTCAGAAACCATACATCGATCATTTTTTGATCTCATCGCCCACGGAGGTGGCGTAGAAGAGATTTTGTCTGCTCTTGGGTATTTTTTACAAACGGATATTGCGTTTCACGAGGTTTCAGCAGGCATAACGAATATTTTCTCCAAAGATGAAGGTTTCAAACAAAACGTTCTAAACTCGTCATTATCGGAATTGCTTCGGATGTTTCCTAATGAAATTGTGGCATCGGAAGATAAAATATACGGATACATCTTACTCAACGCTGAAAAAGAAAAAATGAATTTTGATAATTATAAAGCTGCAATTGAAGACGCAAGGACAGCCCTTCTTCTCGCTATAAAGAAGAGAATTTCATCTCACGAAACAGAAAAACAATATAAAAGTGTATTTGTTCATGACCTTCTTTTTCACAATGTCAAATATGCCCATGAAGTTTGGAATAGAGCTAAAATTTTTGGATGGGACTTTTTGGGCTTTGTTAAGGTAATAGCGTTTGATATTGATAATTTCAATACTCTTCTAGATACTAAAGGAGAAAGCAAACATGAATCGCTAAGAGAACGTATTTTCAGCATTGCAATTGCTATGATGGAATCCAAATTTCCAAAGATTCCGTACGTTACAATGAGTGATTCTGTTGTTTTCTTATTATGCATTGGTGAAGACAAAAAAAGTTTTAATAAAGAGGAATTCTCTAAATTCCTCTCATCAATCCAAAAAAAGATAACAACCGAAAGCGGTACTACGGTCACCATAGGACTCGGGTCTATAAAAGAAAGTGTTTTTCAATGTCATGAAAGTTTTGAAGAAGCCCGCAGTGCTGTCCAATTTGCTCGTAGCATTTCCCAGAAGGATAAAATCCTTTTTTGGGAGGATACTGGAATATACAGAGTACTTAATCCTATATATGACACTAATCCGGCAGTGGCATTCTATCAATCTCATTTAGGAAAACTTATCGATTATGATTTAAAAAACAAATCTTATCCCCTTTTACCAACGTTAAATTGTCTCGTAAAAAATAACTGGTCATTGAATAAGGCAGCACAGAAACTTCACATTCACTACAATACAATGAAATATCGAGTTGACAAAATACATGAACTTATCGATCTCGACATCGACAATCATGAACAAAGGGTTAATATTCTTTTCTCTTTAATCATTTACTATATGAACAATAACTTAAGTATATAA
- a CDS encoding DUF5058 family protein: MPDYLEVANEWGFWVIGIVMVSIVVFQSIIFMKKAWFTGLEMGLRPEQLKSGLRSAVISSLGPSFAVLIGMVALIAIIGAPMAWMRLSVIGAVMYEGYAAECGAQVLGTSVGSEGYGVLEFANSLWVIALGSCGWLLITGLFTHKLDGLRSRIVGKRQDLLPVISIGAILGAFGFQVSKALVTVGRPSIAAIVAALTMVVMQIVADKLGKRWLKEWSLGVAMALGMFSAVLF; encoded by the coding sequence ATGCCAGATTATTTAGAAGTAGCCAATGAATGGGGTTTCTGGGTTATTGGTATTGTTATGGTTAGTATCGTTGTTTTCCAATCCATTATTTTTATGAAAAAAGCATGGTTTACTGGTTTGGAAATGGGGCTTAGACCAGAGCAACTGAAGAGTGGACTCCGTTCGGCAGTAATTTCATCATTAGGTCCATCATTTGCTGTTCTTATCGGTATGGTTGCTCTTATTGCTATTATAGGGGCTCCGATGGCATGGATGAGACTTTCTGTTATAGGAGCAGTGATGTATGAAGGTTATGCTGCTGAATGTGGAGCTCAGGTGTTAGGTACATCTGTGGGGTCTGAAGGATACGGAGTGCTAGAGTTTGCAAACTCATTATGGGTTATTGCTTTGGGATCTTGTGGATGGTTGTTAATTACGGGGCTTTTTACCCACAAACTAGATGGATTAAGGTCTCGCATTGTAGGGAAGAGACAGGATCTTTTACCCGTAATATCGATAGGTGCTATTTTGGGTGCTTTTGGGTTTCAGGTGTCAAAAGCTCTTGTTACTGTCGGTCGTCCTAGTATTGCTGCTATTGTGGCTGCTTTGACAATGGTAGTGATGCAGATAGTTGCGGATAAATTGGGTAAGAGATGGCTTAAAGAGTGGTCCTTAGGTGTCGCCATGGCTTTAGGTATGTTCTCCGCAGTCCTTTTTTAG